One region of Xyrauchen texanus isolate HMW12.3.18 chromosome 11, RBS_HiC_50CHRs, whole genome shotgun sequence genomic DNA includes:
- the LOC127651242 gene encoding uncharacterized protein LOC127651242 isoform X1, whose protein sequence is MAEESFEVMTEGDFKDLLCESDARGYLYEPQYSDEQLREMEEQEAAGAAAAAGEQDLLGGQEEEPGQTRAGVNWWCQCSRCASMQTDRESCCCREFQRCHFLLHEIAESADETAPLACVTEHPSFVPHMDRGVLETYFRIPKINWKRQPKPAGTNGRLSVKKRYKGQMGIQFYNGDSSKRLLSGSCLSPRLEVSFVFSGVSVVTVS, encoded by the exons ATGGCGGAAGAAAGTTTTGAAGTAATGACAGAAGGGGATTTCAAAGATCTTTTGTGTGAATCGGATGCTCGCGGCTACCTATACGAGCCGCAATACAGCGACGAACAGTTGCGGGAGATGGAGGAACAAGAGGCGGCCGGAGCAGCTGCTGCAGCAGGGGAGCAAGACCTGCTTGGCGGTCAGGAGGAAGAGCCCGGCCAGACTCGAGCTGGGGTGAACTGGTGGTGTCAGTGCTCTCGCTGTGCGTCTATGCAAACAGATAGAGAGTCCTGTTGCTGTCGCGAATTTCAGCGATGccattttcttctgcatgagatcgctgaatccgctgatgaaactgcaccgctagcatgtgtaactgagcacccaagttttgtaccacacatggacaggggggtcctggaaacttatttcaggatcccaaagataaattggaaacgccagccaaagcctgcagggacaaatggacggcttagtgtaaa AAAGCGATATAAAGGACAAATGGGAATTCAATTTTACAATGGTGATTCATCGAAACG gtTGTTGTCTGGATCGTGTTTGAGTCCCAGATTggaggtgtcttttgtcttttctggTGTTTCCGTCGTAACGGTGAGTTAA
- the LOC127651242 gene encoding uncharacterized protein LOC127651242 isoform X2, translating into MAEESFEVMTEGDFKDLLCESDARGYLYEPQYSDEQLREMEEQEAAGAAAAAGEQDLLGGQEEEPGQTRAGVNWWCQCSRCASMQTDRESCCCREFQRCHFLLHEIAESADETAPLACVTEHPSFVPHMDRGVLETYFRIPKINWKRQPKPAGTNGRLSVKLLSGSCLSPRLEVSFVFSGVSVVTVS; encoded by the exons ATGGCGGAAGAAAGTTTTGAAGTAATGACAGAAGGGGATTTCAAAGATCTTTTGTGTGAATCGGATGCTCGCGGCTACCTATACGAGCCGCAATACAGCGACGAACAGTTGCGGGAGATGGAGGAACAAGAGGCGGCCGGAGCAGCTGCTGCAGCAGGGGAGCAAGACCTGCTTGGCGGTCAGGAGGAAGAGCCCGGCCAGACTCGAGCTGGGGTGAACTGGTGGTGTCAGTGCTCTCGCTGTGCGTCTATGCAAACAGATAGAGAGTCCTGTTGCTGTCGCGAATTTCAGCGATGccattttcttctgcatgagatcgctgaatccgctgatgaaactgcaccgctagcatgtgtaactgagcacccaagttttgtaccacacatggacaggggggtcctggaaacttatttcaggatcccaaagataaattggaaacgccagccaaagcctgcagggacaaatggacggcttagtgtaaa gtTGTTGTCTGGATCGTGTTTGAGTCCCAGATTggaggtgtcttttgtcttttctggTGTTTCCGTCGTAACGGTGAGTTAA